In one window of Vigna radiata var. radiata cultivar VC1973A unplaced genomic scaffold, Vradiata_ver6 scaffold_247, whole genome shotgun sequence DNA:
- the LOC106778226 gene encoding ctenidin-1-like — translation MAMVVVMMVVVGGCSGGGNRGSGGRGGCGGGGCDGGGSGGGGGGGDSGGDDGWGGGGGVSGDNDDGGGSVGSEGGGGRDGGCGGGGRVGRCGSRDGGYGGGGGGGDDGSGGGGSGGGGGGGGSGGGVGDRSGGGDGDVCGGDDGCGSGRGYGGCGCGAAAAVVVVVLAVVVVVVVVVVVVVVVAVAAGVVAVAA, via the coding sequence ATGGCGATGGTGGTGGTAATGATGGTGGTTGTTGGTGGTTGTAGTGGTGGTGGTAATCGTGGCAGTGGTGGTAGGGGTGGCtgcggtggtggtggttgtgatGGTGGTGGAAGTGGCGGTGGGGGCGGTGGCGGTGACAGTGGCGGTGATGATGGCTGGGGTGGGGGTGGTGGTGTCAGCGGCGACAACGACGATGGTGGTGGTAGTGTTGGTAGTGAAGGTGGTGGTGGCCGTGACGGTGGTTGTGGGGGTGGTGGTAGAGTTGGTCGTTGTGGGAGTCGTGATGGTGGCTAtgggggtggtggtggtggcggcgatgacggtagtggtggtggtggttctGGTGGCGGTGGGGGTGGGGGCGGCAGTGGTGGTGGTGTCGGTGATCGTAGTGGTGGTGGGGATGGTGATGTTTGTGGTGGCGACGATGGTTGCGGCAGCGGCAGAGGTTATGGTGGGTGTGGTTGTGGTGCGGCGGCGGCTGTAGTGGTGGTGGTTTTGGcagtggtagtggtggtggtagtggtggtggttgtggttgtggtggtagCGGTGGCAGCGGGGGTGGTGGCTGTAGCGGCATAG